Proteins co-encoded in one Spirosoma endbachense genomic window:
- a CDS encoding HEPN domain-containing protein: protein MSTVGNYMLIAEDCLQEAIILYQNGKFRGACGRAYYAYFDAIRALLATKRITTKSHAAVRGLFSANFIKGHLSKKTRLYSTSYSNYVRLVSRIQMKTFQNQMPRKPLT, encoded by the coding sequence ATGAGTACAGTTGGGAATTATATGTTAATTGCTGAAGACTGCTTACAGGAGGCAATTATTTTATATCAGAATGGGAAATTCCGAGGAGCTTGTGGTAGAGCCTATTACGCTTACTTTGATGCGATTCGAGCCTTACTCGCAACTAAACGTATTACAACAAAATCGCATGCTGCCGTACGTGGGCTGTTTAGTGCTAATTTCATAAAGGGCCATTTGTCAAAAAAGACTCGACTTTACTCAACGAGTTATTCGAATTATGTCAGACTGGTGAGTAGGATCCAGATGAAGACGTTTCAGAATCAGATGCCCAGAAAG
- a CDS encoding nucleotidyltransferase domain-containing protein: METTYKPKALTPDELQALSQEVRQALTELYGDRLDRVILFGSYARGDFRPESDVDYMVVLYDKEVKAGNEIWFFGERASDLTDKFGVFVSFKPVSLTKYMSSDLLFYQNVRREGKTL; encoded by the coding sequence ATGGAAACAACCTATAAACCCAAAGCACTCACTCCGGATGAATTGCAAGCCTTATCGCAGGAAGTCAGACAGGCGCTGACTGAACTTTATGGTGACCGTCTTGACCGGGTGATCTTGTTCGGCTCGTATGCAAGAGGGGATTTTCGCCCCGAATCTGATGTGGATTATATGGTTGTTCTATATGATAAAGAGGTAAAAGCAGGTAACGAAATTTGGTTTTTTGGCGAACGGGCAAGCGATTTAACGGACAAATTTGGGGTTTTTGTTTCGTTCAAGCCCGTATCACTGACAAAGTATATGTCTTCTGATCTGCTTTTCTACCAAAACGTTCGTCGTGAAGGCAAAACCTTATGA